The following are encoded together in the Deltaproteobacteria bacterium genome:
- a CDS encoding acyl-CoA dehydrogenase family protein, producing MEFILSLLSQEQRMLRESVIKICQGKLKELEEKIGETNIVSREILKFLADQGLLGLTVPGRYGGGPENMSLVSFCLVREELARTCLNAELIFTMQGLGAGPIVVAGSETQKEAYLPPVASGESVITFALTEPSGGSDVAAILTRAERKGDEYILNGSKTFISMAPDADVYTVFAKTDPDKGTKGVTAFIVEKGFEGFTPGARLDLVAAHPIGSLYFEDCRVPAANRLGEEGAGFKIAMQTLDFFRTTVGVCAVGFAQAAFDEALAYARQREAFGQPLSQFQLIQGKLADMATKISAARLLIYRAAFLKDRGKERITKESAMAKLYATEIAQEVIDEAVQIHGGYGVSRGYVVERLYREIRMLRIYEGASEIQRIIIANQLLRR from the coding sequence ATGGAATTTATTCTGAGCCTCCTCAGCCAAGAGCAGAGGATGTTGAGGGAGTCCGTTATAAAAATCTGTCAGGGGAAATTAAAGGAGCTGGAGGAAAAAATAGGGGAAACCAATATCGTCAGCCGGGAGATCCTCAAGTTCCTGGCCGACCAGGGACTCCTGGGGCTCACGGTTCCGGGCAGGTATGGCGGCGGTCCTGAAAACATGTCCCTGGTTTCTTTTTGTCTTGTCCGTGAGGAGCTGGCCCGGACCTGCCTCAACGCCGAACTGATTTTCACCATGCAGGGCCTCGGGGCCGGTCCGATCGTGGTGGCGGGCAGTGAGACCCAGAAGGAGGCCTACCTCCCGCCCGTGGCTTCAGGAGAAAGCGTCATTACCTTTGCCTTGACCGAGCCCAGCGGCGGCTCGGACGTGGCGGCCATCCTGACGCGGGCCGAGCGTAAAGGGGACGAATATATTCTCAACGGGAGTAAGACCTTTATTTCCATGGCCCCGGATGCGGACGTCTACACGGTCTTTGCCAAGACCGACCCGGATAAAGGAACGAAGGGCGTCACAGCTTTCATCGTGGAAAAGGGTTTTGAGGGTTTTACGCCGGGGGCGCGGCTGGACCTGGTGGCGGCTCATCCGATTGGCTCCCTTTATTTTGAGGACTGCCGCGTGCCAGCGGCGAACAGGCTGGGAGAGGAAGGCGCCGGGTTCAAGATTGCCATGCAGACCCTGGATTTTTTCCGCACCACGGTCGGCGTCTGTGCCGTCGGCTTTGCCCAGGCCGCCTTTGATGAAGCCTTAGCCTACGCCAGGCAAAGGGAGGCCTTTGGACAACCCTTGAGCCAGTTTCAGCTCATCCAAGGCAAGCTGGCGGACATGGCCACCAAGATCAGCGCGGCCAGGCTTCTGATCTACCGCGCTGCTTTTTTAAAGGACCGGGGAAAGGAGCGCATCACCAAGGAGTCAGCCATGGCCAAACTGTATGCCACCGAGATTGCCCAGGAAGTGATTGATGAAGCAGTGCAGATTCACGGCGGCTACGGCGTTTCACGGGGATACGTCGTGGAAAGGCTCTACCGCGAAATCCGTATGCTCCGCATCTATGAAGGAGCTTCCGAGATTCAGCGCATCATCATCGCCAATCAACTGCTGAGGCGGTAG
- the ucpA gene encoding SDR family oxidoreductase UcpA, translated as MGKLDSRVAVVTGAAMGNGEGIARVMAGHGAHVVLWDVLDQVFETAKAILSEGGQAIAYQVDVRNFEACKTAAEEAIARLGKIDILCNNAGVIRSAVFLKMSDEDRDFQFDVNIKGVWNCTKAVLPNMKKNGYGKIVIMSSVTGPMVVDPGETAYATTKAANWGFTKALAREVARDNITVNAICPGMIRTPMVEQGVRQIAPDNMEAVLEAIAKSIPMGRLGNIYEIGELAAFLASDEASYITGTQVVIDGGSTLPETLIVGG; from the coding sequence ATGGGAAAGTTGGATTCAAGGGTGGCTGTGGTTACCGGCGCGGCCATGGGTAATGGCGAAGGGATCGCCAGGGTGATGGCCGGACACGGGGCGCACGTTGTCCTGTGGGACGTTTTGGATCAGGTGTTTGAAACCGCCAAGGCAATTTTATCCGAAGGCGGCCAGGCGATAGCGTACCAGGTGGATGTCAGGAATTTTGAGGCCTGCAAAACTGCGGCTGAGGAGGCCATTGCAAGGTTGGGCAAGATTGACATCCTGTGCAATAATGCCGGAGTGATCCGGTCGGCCGTTTTTTTAAAAATGAGCGATGAAGACCGGGACTTTCAATTCGATGTCAATATCAAAGGAGTCTGGAACTGCACCAAGGCCGTTCTCCCGAACATGAAAAAAAACGGGTACGGGAAGATCGTCATCATGTCGTCGGTCACAGGACCGATGGTCGTGGACCCCGGCGAAACGGCTTATGCCACGACCAAGGCGGCCAACTGGGGGTTCACCAAGGCCCTGGCCCGGGAAGTGGCCAGGGACAATATAACCGTCAACGCCATCTGTCCCGGGATGATCAGGACGCCCATGGTGGAACAGGGAGTTCGTCAAATCGCCCCTGATAACATGGAAGCCGTTCTGGAGGCCATTGCGAAGTCTATTCCCATGGGTCGGCTCGGTAATATTTATGAGATCGGTGAGCTGGCCGCCTTCCTTGCTTCTGATGAAGCCAGTTATATCACAGGGACGCAGGTGGTCATAGACGGAGGCAGCACCCTGCCAGAAACCCTGATCGTAGGAGGCTGA
- a CDS encoding ABC transporter permease — translation MQAYLIRRLLLMIPTLIVTTLIVFFVVRLVPGSIIDLMVSDMEFTTQMDRDAIQHALGLDKPIYTQYVRWVWQIISQGSLGKSLWKNVPVTQEILARIPVTLELGVLSLIVGLIISIPIGVYSAMRQDTVGDYIARSFAILLIALPGFWVGTMVVVFPALWWKWSPPMIYISLTEDPIGNFKQVIVPAIILGMAMSGVTMRMMRTMMLEVLRQDYIRTAWAKGLEEKTVIRKHALKNALIPVVTIVGLWMPIVVEGAVILEQIFNLPGIGRLLIESAFTRDYSIVSGLVLLIACGILVINLFIDLIYGFLDPRVRFD, via the coding sequence ATGCAGGCGTATCTCATTAGAAGATTACTGCTCATGATCCCCACCCTGATCGTGACGACCTTGATCGTGTTTTTTGTGGTTCGTCTCGTGCCTGGCAGCATCATTGACCTGATGGTCAGTGATATGGAGTTTACAACCCAGATGGACAGGGATGCGATCCAGCATGCCTTGGGGTTGGACAAACCGATCTATACGCAGTATGTGCGCTGGGTCTGGCAGATTATTTCGCAAGGCAGTCTTGGGAAATCTTTATGGAAAAACGTGCCTGTGACTCAGGAGATACTGGCTCGAATTCCAGTCACACTTGAACTTGGTGTCCTGTCCCTCATCGTGGGGTTGATCATATCCATTCCCATAGGGGTTTATTCCGCCATGCGGCAGGATACGGTGGGCGACTATATCGCCCGCAGCTTTGCCATCCTCCTGATCGCCCTGCCCGGCTTCTGGGTCGGAACCATGGTTGTGGTCTTTCCGGCCCTCTGGTGGAAGTGGTCGCCGCCGATGATATATATCTCCTTGACCGAGGACCCCATAGGAAATTTCAAGCAGGTCATCGTTCCAGCCATCATTTTGGGCATGGCCATGTCCGGCGTGACCATGAGAATGATGCGCACCATGATGCTGGAGGTCCTGAGGCAGGATTACATCCGAACAGCCTGGGCAAAAGGCCTGGAGGAAAAAACGGTCATCAGGAAGCATGCCTTGAAAAACGCCCTCATCCCGGTGGTGACCATCGTCGGCCTCTGGATGCCTATCGTCGTGGAAGGCGCGGTCATTTTAGAGCAGATCTTTAACCTGCCTGGAATCGGTCGGCTTCTGATTGAATCGGCCTTTACCAGGGATTACAGCATTGTTTCCGGGCTCGTCTTGTTGATTGCCTGCGGCATCTTGGTTATAAATCTTTTTATTGACCTTATCTATGGCTTTTTAGATCCTAGGGTGCGTTTTGATTAG
- a CDS encoding ABC transporter permease: MSESTTDVIGRPGEPSKRRSSLADFVIRLVKEKPLGTAGAIVTLIMLFVGIFANFLAPYGMNEIHPIDFLSPPSAKYLLGTDNLGRDMLSRIIFGARISIIVGLVASTLATAVSVLVGILTGYIGGKFDLLIQRFVDAFMCFPGLVFLIAVASIVGPGLWQVIICLGLLYGVGGSRIVRGAVIGIRENMYVDAAEAIGCPQRKILTMHILPNIMAPIIILFTTRVPAMILAESGLSFLGLGIPPPAPSWGGMLSGAGRDYMFKAPWMAIWPGLALCIVVYSVNMLGDAVRDILDPRLRGGLGSYSIVKARKALSKAILRS; the protein is encoded by the coding sequence ATGAGTGAAAGCACTACAGACGTAATAGGCAGACCTGGAGAACCCTCAAAAAGGCGCTCCTCACTGGCTGATTTCGTGATCAGGCTGGTCAAGGAAAAGCCCCTGGGTACCGCCGGCGCGATTGTAACTCTGATCATGCTTTTCGTGGGTATTTTTGCCAATTTCCTGGCTCCTTATGGCATGAATGAGATTCACCCCATTGACTTCCTCAGCCCGCCTTCAGCCAAATATTTACTGGGCACGGATAACCTGGGACGAGACATGCTCAGCCGCATCATATTCGGCGCTCGAATCTCGATCATTGTTGGTCTGGTGGCCAGTACCCTGGCTACGGCTGTTTCTGTATTGGTAGGGATTCTAACCGGATATATTGGCGGCAAATTCGACCTCCTTATCCAGCGGTTTGTAGATGCCTTTATGTGCTTCCCAGGCTTGGTCTTCCTCATTGCGGTCGCTTCCATTGTCGGACCAGGCTTGTGGCAGGTTATCATTTGCTTAGGATTGTTATACGGCGTTGGCGGGTCGAGAATCGTTCGCGGCGCGGTCATAGGCATTAGAGAAAATATGTACGTGGATGCTGCTGAGGCAATTGGTTGTCCCCAAAGGAAAATCCTGACCATGCATATCCTGCCCAACATCATGGCGCCTATTATCATCCTGTTTACGACACGGGTGCCGGCTATGATCCTGGCCGAGTCCGGCCTGAGCTTCCTCGGCCTGGGCATTCCTCCCCCAGCGCCCAGTTGGGGCGGTATGCTGAGCGGCGCCGGACGTGATTATATGTTCAAGGCCCCCTGGATGGCCATCTGGCCTGGCCTGGCCCTCTGCATCGTAGTGTATAGCGTCAATATGCTCGGAGATGCTGTCAGGGACATATTGGATCCAAGGTTAAGAGGGGGGCTGGGAAGCTATAGTATAGTCAAGGCCAGGAAGGCCTTGAGCAAGGCAATATTGAGGTCGTGA
- a CDS encoding ATP-binding cassette domain-containing protein, translated as MYFPVLAGVFRKKVAEVKAVDGISFYIKQGETLGLVGESGCGKTTTGRCILQLNKATSGQVLFQGLDLCELRGEKLRAIRRHMQLIFQDPFASLNPRMTAGKIVGEPLIHHGLVENRKDYKEKVQELFRMVELDPDMMERYPHEFSGGQRQRIGIARALAVRPSLIVCDEPVSALDVSIQAQIIDLLERLREEFNLTYLFIAHDLSVVRHISERVAVMYLGKLVEITNSDELYGNPQHPYTQALLSAIPLPDPVADRKRERILLSGDVPSPINPPEGCNFHPRCHKAKDVCQRQAPELKDIGSGHWVACHL; from the coding sequence ATGTACTTCCCGGTACTTGCAGGCGTTTTTCGAAAAAAAGTGGCTGAAGTTAAGGCCGTTGATGGGATAAGCTTTTATATAAAACAGGGAGAGACGCTCGGGCTGGTCGGTGAAAGCGGATGTGGCAAAACCACCACCGGACGCTGTATCCTGCAACTGAATAAAGCAACCTCAGGCCAGGTCTTATTCCAGGGCCTGGATCTTTGTGAGCTCAGAGGCGAGAAGCTGAGGGCCATACGGCGGCATATGCAGTTGATATTCCAGGACCCCTTCGCATCACTCAATCCTCGCATGACCGCTGGGAAAATTGTCGGGGAGCCTCTAATACATCATGGACTGGTCGAAAACCGCAAGGATTACAAGGAGAAGGTTCAGGAGCTATTCCGGATGGTCGAGCTTGATCCTGATATGATGGAGCGGTACCCCCATGAGTTCAGTGGAGGCCAGCGTCAGCGCATCGGGATAGCTCGAGCCCTGGCCGTCAGGCCCAGCCTGATCGTATGCGACGAACCCGTTTCGGCCCTGGATGTCTCTATTCAGGCCCAGATCATTGATCTGCTGGAACGGCTCAGAGAAGAATTTAACCTGACCTACCTCTTCATCGCTCACGATCTTTCCGTGGTGCGCCATATCAGTGAGCGGGTGGCGGTCATGTATCTGGGGAAGCTTGTCGAGATTACAAACAGCGACGAGCTTTACGGTAATCCGCAGCATCCATACACCCAGGCCTTACTTTCCGCTATTCCCCTGCCTGACCCGGTCGCTGATCGAAAAAGGGAGCGTATTCTCTTAAGCGGCGATGTGCCCAGCCCTATCAATCCCCCTGAAGGCTGCAATTTCCACCCCAGGTGTCACAAGGCCAAGGACGTCTGCCAAAGACAAGCCCCTGAATTAAAGGACATCGGTAGCGGTCACTGGGTCGCCTGCCACTTGTAA
- a CDS encoding ABC transporter ATP-binding protein — MTAEGNILEVKSLQTYFYTEAGLVKAVDGLSYHVKKGESVGLVGESACGKSVSALSILRLIPYPPGLIIGGKIIFKGHDLLEVSESEMHHIRGNRIAMIFQEPTTSLNPVISVQKQVSEALKLHRGLNKNEAAQEALELLQLVGIPDSKRRMTDYPYQFSGGMQQRLMIAMALSCDPELLIADEPTTSLDVTVQAQILEIIDDLRSKFETSVILITHNLGIVARYVDRVNVMYAGRLVETAPTEVLYIQPRHPYTVGLLASVPRLDRPRGIKLVPIKGQPPDLAALPKGCAFAPRCGYAADRCLEEKPELVKVGDDHFCACFIDIRTH, encoded by the coding sequence TTGACGGCAGAGGGAAACATCCTGGAGGTTAAAAGCCTGCAGACCTATTTCTATACCGAAGCCGGTCTGGTGAAAGCGGTGGACGGCCTATCCTATCACGTCAAGAAAGGGGAGAGCGTCGGCCTTGTGGGCGAGAGCGCCTGTGGCAAAAGCGTAAGCGCTCTCTCTATCTTACGCCTCATCCCTTACCCGCCCGGGTTGATCATCGGCGGCAAAATTATCTTCAAAGGCCATGACCTTCTTGAGGTGAGCGAGAGCGAAATGCATCATATCAGAGGCAACCGCATCGCCATGATCTTTCAGGAGCCGACGACCTCCCTCAATCCGGTGATTAGCGTTCAGAAGCAGGTCTCTGAAGCCCTGAAGCTGCATCGCGGCCTGAATAAGAATGAAGCCGCTCAGGAGGCCTTGGAACTGCTCCAGCTTGTGGGCATACCGGATTCGAAACGGAGGATGACAGACTATCCTTACCAGTTCAGCGGGGGGATGCAGCAGCGGCTCATGATCGCCATGGCCTTAAGCTGCGACCCCGAACTGCTCATAGCTGACGAGCCTACTACTTCCCTTGATGTGACGGTTCAGGCGCAGATTTTAGAAATCATAGACGACCTGAGGTCCAAATTCGAAACCTCGGTCATCCTCATCACCCACAACCTGGGGATTGTTGCCCGTTATGTGGACCGGGTGAACGTGATGTATGCCGGACGGCTGGTAGAGACCGCGCCGACCGAAGTCTTATATATCCAGCCCAGACATCCTTATACTGTTGGGCTTCTGGCCTCGGTGCCCAGGCTGGACAGGCCGCGCGGTATCAAACTGGTGCCCATTAAGGGCCAGCCGCCTGATCTCGCTGCGCTGCCAAAGGGTTGTGCCTTTGCGCCTCGCTGCGGTTATGCTGCGGACCGATGTCTGGAAGAAAAGCCTGAGTTGGTAAAAGTTGGGGACGATCACTTTTGCGCCTGTTTTATTGATATAAGGACGCATTGA
- a CDS encoding fatty acid--CoA ligase, which produces MEGTRLIPRTPSAYAYPLLIKQLLHTPLLYAPDEEIVYRELVRHTYRDFYARINRLASALTSLGVRPGDTVAVLDWDSHRYLECFYAVPMLGAVLHTVNIRLSPEQILFTMNHAEDTVVLAHQDFLPLLEGIASKLETVQTFILLLDDSERPPTSLPLTAEYEEMLKRADDSFDFPDFEEDTQATVFYTTGTTGDPKGVYFSHRQLVLHTLAAGMMLGCFREPRFQSGDVYMPITPMFHVHAWGIPYVATLLGVKQVYPGLYEAGKLLKLIEKEKVTFSHCVPTLLHMILSDPMASKVDLNGWKVNIGGSALSKGLARAAMERGVKLIAGYGMSETCPILTAALLKPFMLDWDIERRLDVQRKAGFPIPLVDLRVVDETGDPLPRDGSSAGEIVVRSPWLTQGYFKEPQKSEELWRGGWLHTGDIATIDQEGYVQITDRLKDVIKSGGEWISSLEIESLMSQHEAVSEVAVVGINDERWGERPIAVVVPKLGSKARASEEDLRAFLDKFVNEGLISKWSVPDRIYLVNEIPKTSVGKMDKKEVKKQFEKK; this is translated from the coding sequence ATGGAAGGCACCCGTCTTATCCCCCGCACGCCGTCGGCCTATGCGTATCCTTTACTTATCAAGCAGCTTCTCCATACTCCCCTTTTATACGCTCCGGATGAGGAAATCGTTTACCGGGAGCTGGTGCGTCATACCTATCGGGACTTTTACGCCCGGATCAATCGCCTGGCTTCCGCCTTGACCTCCCTGGGGGTGAGGCCCGGGGATACGGTGGCCGTGTTGGATTGGGATTCCCACCGCTATCTAGAGTGTTTTTACGCCGTTCCCATGCTGGGCGCGGTTCTCCACACCGTCAATATTCGCCTGTCACCGGAGCAGATTCTCTTCACCATGAATCATGCCGAGGACACCGTGGTTTTGGCGCACCAGGATTTCCTGCCTCTCCTGGAAGGGATTGCCAGCAAACTGGAGACGGTGCAGACTTTCATTTTGCTTCTGGATGATTCCGAAAGACCGCCCACCTCTCTGCCTCTCACCGCGGAATATGAAGAGATGTTGAAGCGGGCTGATGATTCTTTCGACTTTCCCGATTTCGAGGAAGACACCCAGGCCACGGTTTTTTACACCACTGGAACCACTGGGGACCCCAAGGGTGTTTATTTCAGCCATCGTCAGCTCGTCCTCCATACCCTGGCCGCGGGCATGATGCTGGGCTGCTTCAGGGAACCCCGCTTCCAGTCCGGGGACGTGTACATGCCCATCACGCCGATGTTTCATGTTCACGCCTGGGGGATTCCTTATGTGGCCACCCTGCTCGGTGTGAAGCAGGTTTACCCCGGTTTGTACGAAGCCGGGAAACTGCTGAAACTCATTGAAAAAGAGAAGGTGACCTTTTCCCACTGCGTCCCGACCCTGCTGCATATGATACTCTCTGACCCCATGGCCAGCAAGGTTGACCTAAACGGATGGAAGGTCAACATCGGCGGCTCGGCCCTGTCCAAAGGACTGGCCAGGGCCGCTATGGAGCGGGGGGTCAAGCTCATCGCCGGATACGGCATGTCCGAGACCTGTCCGATCCTGACGGCGGCGCTCCTGAAGCCCTTCATGCTGGACTGGGATATAGAACGAAGATTGGACGTCCAAAGAAAGGCGGGATTCCCTATACCTCTGGTTGACCTGAGGGTAGTGGACGAGACGGGTGACCCTCTCCCAAGAGATGGAAGTTCTGCGGGAGAGATCGTGGTTCGGTCTCCCTGGCTGACCCAGGGGTACTTCAAGGAGCCTCAGAAGTCTGAAGAACTTTGGAGGGGAGGCTGGCTTCATACCGGAGATATCGCCACTATAGACCAGGAGGGATATGTGCAGATTACCGATCGTTTAAAAGACGTCATCAAGAGCGGCGGGGAGTGGATTTCTTCCCTGGAGATAGAGAGTCTTATGAGCCAGCATGAGGCCGTATCCGAGGTGGCGGTGGTTGGTATAAACGACGAGAGGTGGGGCGAACGGCCCATCGCCGTGGTGGTTCCGAAATTGGGAAGCAAGGCGAGGGCGTCTGAAGAAGACCTCCGGGCCTTCCTGGACAAGTTTGTCAATGAGGGCCTTATCTCCAAATGGTCTGTTCCGGACAGGATTTACCTGGTCAATGAGATTCCCAAGACGAGCGTCGGAAAGATGGACAAAAAGGAAGTTAAAAAACAGTTTGAAAAAAAATGA
- a CDS encoding ABC transporter substrate-binding protein produces the protein MMKRSTIKKVGFSLGAALILLAAIGFLSYTGVVNITGQANAAKVEPKYGGTIIAGNYLIAYDPKGFDPGMANYNVDQFTSFFAEKLMYGDWAKGPMGTNEWDFTQTEWYPPHVLKGCLAESWEWTDPLTLVFKLRKGIKFQNKPPVNGREFVADDVVYSWNRLLKSPRVAKKRFACLDSVTAPDKYTVVFKLNKFIGEWRYLLGYGAYIGIYPREMVEAGADNWKNACGTGPFLVEKYVRGSSVTYARNPDYWGTVKLGGKEYKLPFADKIKLPIIRDRATRIAAMRAGKIDILYSVRWDNAESLDKTNPELNKLGVIVPDSFQVHFEMNNEVLKDIRVRKALNMGVDRDAIGKSLYGGKYAKFSYPFLAFWPKALYTPWDKLPPDVKENYVYNPEKAKKLLAQAGYPKGFQTNLVYPQTYDDIAQMLVAYWSQIGVKVKMRVVEPNQIYSIMATKKFEGMIGVSDGGSGPLVAMRKQTPGEFWNPGKINDAKLTELYDTVRQIHDVNEMNRQLKKANVYALSLVPRFSSPAPYVYNYWQPYIGGFHGENCIGFFSPGPVFGRIWTTKSK, from the coding sequence ATGATGAAGCGAAGCACTATCAAAAAGGTCGGCTTCAGCCTTGGTGCAGCCTTGATCTTGCTGGCTGCAATTGGTTTCCTGAGTTATACCGGTGTGGTTAATATCACCGGTCAGGCCAACGCTGCCAAGGTGGAGCCGAAATATGGCGGAACTATTATCGCTGGAAATTATTTAATAGCTTACGACCCTAAGGGCTTTGATCCAGGGATGGCGAATTACAACGTTGATCAGTTCACCTCATTTTTTGCTGAAAAATTGATGTACGGTGACTGGGCCAAAGGCCCGATGGGTACCAATGAATGGGATTTTACCCAAACGGAATGGTATCCCCCCCATGTCTTAAAGGGATGTCTGGCTGAAAGCTGGGAGTGGACCGATCCCCTGACTCTGGTCTTTAAACTGCGCAAAGGGATCAAGTTTCAGAATAAGCCGCCGGTTAACGGCCGGGAGTTTGTGGCTGATGACGTGGTCTATAGTTGGAATCGGCTTTTAAAAAGCCCCCGGGTGGCCAAGAAACGTTTTGCCTGCCTGGATTCCGTGACCGCCCCTGACAAATACACGGTAGTTTTTAAGCTGAACAAATTCATCGGTGAATGGCGCTATCTGCTCGGATATGGAGCCTATATTGGAATATACCCCCGCGAAATGGTGGAAGCAGGCGCTGATAACTGGAAGAATGCTTGCGGCACAGGACCTTTCCTAGTGGAAAAATATGTCCGCGGCAGTTCCGTTACTTACGCCCGGAACCCTGACTACTGGGGGACGGTCAAGCTTGGCGGAAAGGAATACAAATTACCTTTTGCCGACAAGATCAAGCTGCCCATCATTCGCGATCGCGCCACCAGGATAGCAGCTATGCGGGCAGGTAAAATTGATATACTCTATTCAGTAAGGTGGGACAACGCCGAAAGCCTGGACAAGACAAACCCCGAGCTGAATAAATTAGGTGTCATTGTCCCGGATTCTTTTCAGGTTCATTTTGAGATGAATAACGAGGTCCTTAAAGATATCAGGGTGCGCAAGGCCCTGAATATGGGCGTGGATCGCGATGCCATCGGCAAGTCTTTATACGGTGGCAAGTATGCAAAATTCAGTTATCCGTTCCTGGCTTTCTGGCCGAAGGCGCTTTATACCCCCTGGGACAAGCTTCCACCGGACGTCAAGGAGAATTATGTATACAACCCGGAAAAGGCCAAGAAGCTTCTGGCCCAGGCCGGCTATCCCAAGGGTTTCCAGACTAACCTGGTCTACCCCCAAACCTATGATGACATAGCCCAGATGCTCGTGGCCTACTGGTCCCAGATCGGGGTCAAGGTTAAAATGAGGGTGGTTGAACCGAATCAGATTTACAGTATTATGGCCACCAAGAAATTTGAAGGCATGATCGGAGTCTCAGACGGCGGCTCAGGTCCCCTGGTGGCCATGCGGAAACAGACGCCTGGAGAATTCTGGAACCCAGGGAAAATCAATGATGCCAAGCTGACCGAACTGTACGATACCGTCAGGCAAATACATGATGTTAATGAGATGAACCGGCAGCTGAAAAAAGCAAATGTATACGCCTTAAGCCTGGTCCCCAGGTTCAGCTCTCCGGCCCCGTACGTTTACAACTACTGGCAGCCGTATATCGGCGGCTTCCATGGTGAAAACTGTATCGGCTTCTTTAGCCCGGGTCCGGTGTTCGGCCGTATTTGGACAACCAAGTCCAAGTAA
- a CDS encoding serine hydrolase translates to MKRKVLLGVLIGLLIFSAGTSFAACKNTMALFTAYKAKRLCSDVFISMRDPEIIQSQDLAAVRAFPAIIDYAGKAVTVTFQGKIRKRAIYREGCGCTLVNYATEEEVLNQARVYVEPRPRHPQNVPWPTGDLTPKAELPAGVDKVKLAEAMDKAFSEPDPKKPRRTRAVVVVYKGRIIAERYASGFSQSTPLLGWSMTKSVTNALIGILVGQGRLLIQEPASVPEWSGADDPRRSITLDQLLRMSSGLKFIEEYTKNSDATCMLFGTHDTAAYAASQPLETEPDSKWSYSSGTANILSRIVRGAVGGTSADYFAFPRQALFNRIGMRSAIMEPDASGTFVGSSFMYATARDWARFGLLYLQDGVWEGTRILPEGWVDYSRRPTPKAPQGRYGAQFWLNAGNPSDETKRPMPLLPTDLFFASGFEGQSVTIIPSKKLVAVRLGLSQAKGAWNLEEFLADVLKAIP, encoded by the coding sequence ATGAAGCGAAAGGTACTGCTAGGCGTCCTGATTGGCCTGCTGATCTTTTCAGCAGGAACGTCTTTTGCTGCCTGTAAAAACACGATGGCCCTGTTCACGGCTTACAAGGCCAAGAGGCTCTGCTCCGACGTCTTTATCTCGATGCGGGACCCAGAAATCATCCAGAGCCAGGACTTGGCGGCGGTTCGTGCTTTCCCGGCCATAATTGATTATGCAGGCAAGGCAGTTACGGTTACATTTCAAGGAAAAATCAGGAAACGCGCCATCTATCGTGAAGGATGCGGGTGCACTCTGGTCAATTATGCTACTGAAGAAGAAGTCTTAAATCAGGCCAGGGTTTACGTGGAACCCCGGCCGCGTCATCCGCAAAACGTTCCCTGGCCCACGGGAGACCTCACACCAAAGGCCGAACTCCCGGCCGGTGTTGATAAGGTGAAGCTGGCCGAGGCCATGGACAAGGCCTTTTCAGAACCCGATCCCAAGAAGCCCCGCCGAACCAGGGCCGTGGTAGTGGTTTATAAGGGCCGGATCATTGCGGAGCGTTATGCGTCCGGCTTTTCGCAAAGCACGCCCCTCCTGGGATGGTCCATGACCAAAAGCGTAACCAACGCCCTGATCGGCATCCTGGTTGGTCAAGGTAGGCTGCTCATCCAGGAGCCGGCTTCTGTGCCGGAATGGAGCGGAGCGGACGATCCGCGTCGGTCCATTACTCTTGACCAACTGCTTCGCATGAGCAGCGGACTGAAGTTTATCGAGGAGTACACCAAGAACTCAGACGCCACCTGCATGCTCTTTGGAACTCACGATACAGCGGCCTATGCCGCCTCCCAGCCCCTTGAAACTGAACCGGATAGCAAGTGGAGCTACTCCAGCGGTACGGCGAACATCCTCTCGCGCATCGTACGCGGCGCGGTCGGCGGCACGAGCGCGGATTACTTCGCCTTCCCGCGCCAGGCCCTGTTCAACCGCATTGGCATGCGCAGCGCCATCATGGAGCCTGACGCCTCGGGAACATTTGTCGGCTCCTCCTTCATGTACGCCACGGCTAGAGACTGGGCGCGCTTTGGCCTCCTTTATCTCCAGGACGGCGTCTGGGAGGGAACGCGTATCCTGCCCGAAGGCTGGGTAGATTATTCCCGAAGGCCCACACCCAAGGCTCCCCAGGGAAGATACGGCGCGCAGTTCTGGCTGAATGCCGGAAACCCCTCCGATGAAACCAAAAGGCCAATGCCGTTACTTCCAACTGATTTGTTTTTTGCCAGCGGTTTCGAAGGCCAGTCCGTCACGATTATCCCGTCCAAAAAGCTGGTGGCGGTGCGCCTCGGGCTGAGCCAGGCCAAGGGAGCCTGGAACCTGGAGGAGTTCCTGGCTGATGTATTGAAAGCGATTCCTTAG